Proteins encoded within one genomic window of Chitinivibrionales bacterium:
- the ptsP gene encoding phosphoenolpyruvate--protein phosphotransferase, with protein MIRKKNHIQFLCDFGELNWAFSEGSTVETFLQKTVEMVAAHTSAEVCSVYLFDALDEVLTLKATVGLNRKMIDTVKLRLGEGITGLALKELRALSVKSGEEHPNFRLFKGLDEERFKSFLAVPILRGIKKIGVLVIQRENNEGFTHNELATMQAVSNQLASSIENAQLILEITEHHVPNKVIHHPITQKFIKGQGASLGFAYGPSLVVDRKVSLKKISQVKPDTTLTLEDFQHALSETASQLRLLQDQVEERLSDMASMIFSAHLLLLKDRFFVGKMEILISKGLSPPDAVAGVAQEYIHAFEEKEDLYLREKAHDVLDLSLRILSNLSGKKYGLSSAHKKVVIAETLLPSEMLILAAEGALGAVVVSESATSHMSILSRSLKIPLIICDEPGLLDMPDNTLLLLDAGVGNVYIDPDDPVVDTFMQQHAAREESKKIRGKAKSKTITRDKQQIDLLANINLLADIRNAREMNVAGIGLYRTEFPFMIRSTFPTEEEQLMIYRRVAEKMENRILTFRTLDIGGDKVLSYFNNFKENNPFLGMRSIRFILRNRDIFKQQIRAILRAAKGTGLHIMFPMISSLDEFESARELVTTCLEDLKNEGDVYHESPRIGMMVELPSVVDIIDDFAGIADFFSIGTNDFIQYMLAVDRTNIKVAHLYKPHHPSVLRALAKIARAGKAKNKIVSVCGEMAHSEEYVTFLIGIGITRLSMDPLFIPRIQEHIRKVSLPEAVEYAETLLGYSSLKDIERYIGEYKDGLNEGRK; from the coding sequence ATGATACGAAAAAAGAATCATATTCAGTTTCTTTGTGATTTTGGTGAGCTGAACTGGGCTTTTTCGGAAGGTTCTACGGTCGAGACCTTTTTGCAGAAGACAGTTGAGATGGTCGCTGCGCATACGAGTGCGGAAGTATGTTCGGTGTATCTTTTCGATGCTCTCGATGAAGTTCTTACCCTGAAGGCCACTGTCGGGCTTAATCGTAAAATGATCGATACGGTTAAGTTGCGGCTGGGTGAAGGTATAACCGGACTTGCGCTTAAGGAGCTTCGTGCACTGAGCGTAAAATCCGGCGAGGAACACCCCAATTTCCGATTGTTCAAAGGGCTCGATGAAGAGCGGTTTAAATCATTTTTAGCCGTTCCCATTCTCCGGGGCATTAAAAAAATCGGCGTACTGGTTATACAGCGGGAGAACAATGAAGGTTTTACCCATAATGAACTCGCTACCATGCAGGCGGTATCGAATCAACTGGCATCGAGTATCGAAAATGCTCAGCTTATCCTCGAAATAACGGAACACCATGTTCCCAACAAGGTAATACATCATCCGATAACACAAAAGTTCATTAAAGGTCAGGGTGCGAGTCTGGGGTTTGCCTACGGGCCCTCCCTGGTGGTTGACCGCAAGGTTTCACTTAAAAAGATATCCCAAGTAAAGCCGGATACCACGCTTACCCTTGAAGACTTTCAGCATGCTCTCTCAGAAACCGCTTCCCAGCTTCGGTTGCTTCAGGACCAGGTTGAAGAACGGCTGTCGGATATGGCATCAATGATTTTCTCGGCCCATCTGCTTTTATTGAAAGACAGGTTTTTTGTGGGCAAGATGGAAATACTGATTTCAAAGGGACTTTCGCCCCCCGATGCCGTTGCCGGAGTGGCGCAGGAATATATTCATGCCTTTGAGGAAAAGGAAGATCTCTACCTTCGGGAGAAGGCGCATGATGTTCTTGATCTGTCCTTGCGCATTCTCAGCAATTTAAGCGGCAAAAAGTATGGATTGTCGAGTGCACACAAAAAAGTTGTTATTGCCGAAACACTGCTTCCCTCGGAGATGCTGATCCTTGCTGCAGAGGGGGCCCTGGGAGCGGTTGTTGTTTCCGAAAGTGCAACATCCCACATGTCAATACTCTCCCGCTCTCTGAAAATCCCGCTGATTATCTGCGATGAACCCGGTTTGCTCGATATGCCCGACAATACGCTGTTGCTGCTCGATGCCGGTGTTGGAAATGTCTATATCGATCCGGATGATCCGGTGGTTGATACCTTTATGCAGCAGCATGCGGCGCGGGAAGAGAGCAAAAAAATCCGCGGCAAAGCAAAATCAAAAACGATTACCCGGGACAAACAGCAGATCGACCTTCTGGCAAATATCAACCTTCTTGCCGATATCCGCAACGCCCGGGAGATGAATGTCGCCGGAATCGGGCTTTATAGAACAGAGTTCCCCTTCATGATCCGCTCTACCTTTCCTACCGAGGAAGAACAGTTGATGATATACCGTCGGGTAGCGGAGAAAATGGAAAACAGGATACTGACATTTCGCACTCTCGATATCGGAGGCGACAAGGTACTTTCATATTTTAATAATTTCAAAGAAAACAATCCCTTTCTGGGAATGCGCTCGATCCGTTTCATCCTCAGAAACAGAGATATTTTCAAGCAGCAGATCCGAGCGATCCTCCGGGCAGCGAAGGGAACCGGGCTCCATATCATGTTTCCCATGATATCATCGCTGGATGAATTCGAATCGGCCCGGGAACTGGTTACCACCTGCCTCGAAGATCTGAAAAATGAAGGGGATGTCTATCATGAATCACCCCGCATCGGCATGATGGTCGAGCTGCCGTCGGTGGTGGATATAATCGATGACTTTGCCGGGATTGCCGATTTCTTTTCGATCGGCACCAATGATTTTATCCAATACATGCTGGCGGTCGATCGGACTAATATCAAAGTGGCCCACCTTTACAAACCCCATCATCCGTCGGTACTGCGCGCCCTTGCCAAAATCGCCCGGGCCGGGAAAGCGAAAAACAAAATTGTATCGGTCTGCGGAGAGATGGCCCACAGTGAAGAATATGTCACGTTCCTTATCGGTATCGGCATTACACGCCTGAGCATGGACCCCCTATTCATCCCCCGGATCCAGGAACATATACGGAAAGTCTCTCTACCCGAAGCGGTCGAGTATGCAGAAACCCTGCTGGGATACTCTTCGCTGAAAGATATCGAGCGGTATATCGGGGAGTATAAAGACGGATTGAATGAAGGTCGAAAGTAG
- the amt gene encoding ammonium transporter, giving the protein MRIKNCIPGILLIGAAYPVLAEEVAAMPQEHGNMLWTLIAAILVFFMQAGFAMVESGFTRAKNAVNIMMKNLMDFSIGSLGYWVIGFALMFGATAGHFIGTTGFFLSDATPGKEGWEWALVFFMFQTVFAATAATIVSGAMAERTKFTSYLIYSILISAVIYPISGHWAWGSLFNGEGWLEKMGFIDFAGSTVVHSVGGWCALAGAIVLGSRTGKYTADGKSRAIPGHNIPLAALGVFILWFGWFGFNPGSTTTADMSIGRIAVTTNLAAAAGAVAAMLTAWIIIGKPDGSMALNGVLAGLVGITAPCADVSPFSAVIIGLVAGILVVIAVLFIDKTLKIDDPVGAVSVHGVCGAWGTLAAGLFAEEAYGGNAGLFFGGGLKPVLVQLTGIGAVFLWAFGLAMVMFLVIKHTVGLRVKKEEELSGLDIGEHGMEAYSGFQIFTTES; this is encoded by the coding sequence ATGCGAATAAAAAATTGTATACCAGGCATTCTTCTTATCGGGGCGGCATATCCTGTGCTTGCCGAGGAAGTAGCCGCTATGCCGCAGGAACACGGCAACATGCTCTGGACACTTATTGCTGCGATACTGGTATTCTTTATGCAGGCAGGATTTGCAATGGTCGAGAGCGGATTTACCCGTGCAAAGAATGCAGTGAATATCATGATGAAAAACCTGATGGACTTTTCAATCGGTTCGCTGGGATACTGGGTGATCGGTTTTGCCCTGATGTTCGGGGCTACTGCCGGTCATTTTATCGGCACCACCGGGTTTTTTCTGTCTGATGCCACTCCGGGCAAGGAAGGATGGGAGTGGGCGTTGGTCTTTTTCATGTTCCAGACTGTCTTTGCGGCAACCGCTGCGACCATTGTCTCGGGCGCTATGGCCGAACGGACAAAGTTTACCAGCTATCTTATTTACAGTATCCTGATCAGCGCAGTTATCTACCCCATCTCGGGACACTGGGCCTGGGGAAGTCTTTTCAATGGCGAAGGTTGGCTTGAGAAAATGGGCTTTATCGACTTTGCCGGCTCCACCGTTGTTCACAGTGTTGGCGGATGGTGTGCTCTTGCAGGAGCGATCGTTTTAGGTTCACGGACCGGGAAGTATACCGCTGATGGTAAATCGAGAGCGATTCCCGGCCATAATATCCCCCTTGCGGCACTGGGCGTATTTATTCTCTGGTTCGGATGGTTCGGGTTTAACCCCGGTTCGACTACGACGGCGGATATGAGCATCGGACGGATTGCCGTGACCACCAATCTTGCCGCGGCTGCCGGCGCTGTTGCTGCAATGCTTACCGCATGGATTATCATCGGTAAACCAGATGGTTCCATGGCGCTCAACGGCGTGCTCGCAGGACTGGTGGGTATTACTGCTCCCTGTGCGGATGTCTCGCCGTTCAGTGCGGTCATTATCGGTCTTGTCGCCGGTATCCTTGTGGTGATTGCGGTTCTGTTTATCGATAAGACCCTAAAAATCGATGATCCAGTCGGTGCGGTCAGTGTTCACGGTGTCTGCGGCGCCTGGGGAACCCTCGCTGCCGGACTCTTTGCCGAAGAAGCATACGGTGGTAATGCCGGCCTCTTTTTCGGTGGTGGATTAAAACCGGTCCTTGTTCAACTCACCGGAATCGGCGCGGTATTTCTCTGGGCGTTCGGTTTAGCAATGGTCATGTTTCTTGTAATTAAGCATACGGTCGGCCTGCGCGTCAAAAAAGAAGAAGAACTCAGTGGGTTGGATATCGGTGAACACGGTATGGAAGCCTACAGTGGATTCCAGATATTTACTACGGAAAGCTGA
- a CDS encoding GAF domain-containing protein: MVIKEINSDLSFNGVSVLYHIARVLGAGGDLEKIMVNVLEILEIHAGMNRGMITILSKDNTELILDVAHGISEPDRRRGRYRPGEGVTGKVLQSGKPIVIPKLKDEPAFLDRTGARSNLESSNIAFLCVPVKAKGNVIGTLSVDRVTNGNKDKLENELDFLEAVGDLVSQLVLERRESNERISELEKENLELRRSLEDMGRPREMIGNSSTMREVFRQIAQVSSSPTTVLICGDTGTGKELVARAIHQKSPRKDGHFIAVNCASLPESLLESELFGHEKGSFTGAVSRRIGRFEAANNGTLFLDEIGEMTPSAQSRLLRAIQEKEIQRVGGLDSVKVNVRLICATNRDLENDVKEGVFREDLYYRVNVFTIVLPPLRNRGADILLLADHFAKKYSTIHSKKISRISTPAIDMLSSYHWPGNVRELENVMERAVLVAGSNSVEGHDLPPTLQMKEMGAETGGIRNTFNNLVAAYEKELIVDALKDARGNQTEAAKILGTTKRIIQYKITKYKIDYQRFRH; the protein is encoded by the coding sequence ATGGTTATAAAAGAAATAAATTCGGATCTTAGTTTTAATGGTGTCTCGGTACTTTACCATATTGCCCGTGTATTGGGTGCGGGTGGTGATCTTGAGAAGATAATGGTTAATGTCTTGGAAATTCTCGAGATTCATGCGGGTATGAACCGGGGCATGATTACCATATTGAGTAAGGACAACACCGAATTAATTCTCGATGTTGCCCATGGGATTTCCGAGCCCGACCGCCGGCGGGGCAGGTACCGCCCGGGTGAAGGGGTGACCGGCAAAGTTCTTCAGAGCGGCAAACCGATTGTTATTCCGAAATTAAAAGATGAGCCTGCATTTTTAGACAGGACCGGCGCGCGGAGTAACCTTGAAAGCTCGAATATCGCCTTTCTCTGTGTTCCGGTTAAGGCCAAAGGAAATGTTATCGGAACACTGTCGGTCGACCGGGTGACCAACGGCAACAAAGACAAGCTCGAGAACGAGCTTGATTTTTTAGAGGCGGTGGGTGATCTGGTCTCGCAACTGGTTTTGGAGCGCCGGGAAAGCAATGAACGGATTTCGGAGCTTGAAAAGGAGAATCTGGAACTCCGCAGGTCGCTCGAAGACATGGGACGGCCCCGTGAGATGATCGGGAACAGCAGTACCATGCGTGAGGTTTTCCGTCAGATCGCTCAGGTATCGTCATCACCAACAACGGTACTTATCTGCGGTGACACGGGGACCGGCAAGGAGCTGGTTGCCCGGGCAATTCACCAGAAAAGCCCGCGAAAAGACGGCCATTTCATTGCCGTAAACTGTGCATCGCTTCCCGAATCGCTTTTAGAAAGTGAACTTTTCGGCCACGAAAAAGGCTCCTTTACCGGCGCCGTTTCCCGTCGGATCGGACGCTTTGAGGCTGCGAACAATGGTACGCTGTTTCTCGATGAAATCGGTGAGATGACCCCGAGTGCCCAGAGCAGGCTCCTGCGGGCAATCCAGGAAAAGGAGATACAGCGGGTAGGCGGCCTCGATTCGGTAAAAGTCAATGTCCGTCTGATATGCGCAACCAACAGGGACCTCGAAAATGACGTCAAAGAGGGGGTTTTCCGTGAAGACCTCTATTATCGGGTCAATGTTTTTACCATTGTGCTGCCGCCTCTCCGGAACCGGGGCGCTGACATTCTCCTTCTGGCAGATCATTTTGCTAAAAAATACAGCACTATCCATTCCAAAAAGATCAGCCGTATATCAACGCCGGCAATCGATATGCTGTCTTCATATCACTGGCCGGGAAATGTCAGAGAACTGGAAAATGTCATGGAACGGGCGGTCCTGGTAGCGGGATCAAACAGCGTTGAAGGTCATGACCTTCCGCCAACACTCCAGATGAAAGAAATGGGAGCCGAAACCGGAGGAATCAGAAACACCTTTAACAACCTGGTCGCTGCCTACGAAAAGGAGCTTATCGTGGATGCTCTTAAAGATGCCCGGGGAAATCAGACCGAAGCCGCTAAAATCCTTGGAACCACCAAGCGGATAATCCAATACAAAATTACCAAGTACAAAATCGATTACCAGCGGTTCAGGCACTAG
- the amt gene encoding ammonium transporter → MKFSAKVPVLFLILTGAAVSPLFAADGSEINLIDTLWILVAAFLVFFMNAGFAFVETGFCRAKNATNILGKNFTVFAIATLAFWALGYGIMFGAGEGLIGTNSFFVGETANNPAPNLPVFAFFFFQVAFAAAGCSIISGAVAERIKFNAFLLFGTLMVAFIYPLGGHWVWGGGWLSGLGFHDFAGSTVVHSVGGWAALAGVLLLGARIGKYNHDGSTKAILGHSIPLATLGGFILWLGWFGFNPGSELALNGNVPRIALTTALASCAGIVSAMTTAWIISGKPDLSMIINGCLAGLVAITAPCAVVNPTGSIIIGLIAGTLVVLAVLFFDKLHIDDPVGALAVHLVNGIWGTLAVGLFAVNGYIDGVTGLFYGGGATQLGIQALGIIGVGLPAFVLSLIFWSIIKATVGLRVTREEEIGGLDIGEMGMEAYNGFQIFTTEN, encoded by the coding sequence ATGAAGTTTTCTGCAAAAGTACCTGTTCTTTTTCTCATTCTCACCGGCGCGGCCGTATCGCCGCTTTTTGCCGCTGATGGTTCAGAGATCAATCTGATCGACACGCTCTGGATCCTCGTTGCCGCCTTTCTGGTCTTTTTTATGAATGCCGGTTTTGCATTTGTCGAGACCGGGTTCTGCCGGGCTAAAAATGCAACCAATATTCTGGGTAAAAACTTTACGGTCTTTGCAATAGCAACGCTTGCTTTCTGGGCACTCGGCTATGGAATCATGTTCGGCGCGGGTGAAGGACTGATCGGTACAAATTCGTTTTTTGTTGGTGAAACGGCAAATAATCCTGCTCCCAATTTACCGGTCTTTGCCTTTTTCTTTTTCCAGGTTGCCTTTGCCGCGGCAGGATGCTCGATTATATCCGGTGCGGTTGCCGAACGGATCAAATTCAATGCCTTTTTACTTTTTGGAACCCTGATGGTTGCGTTCATCTATCCTCTGGGTGGCCATTGGGTATGGGGCGGCGGATGGCTTTCCGGACTGGGATTTCACGATTTTGCCGGTTCTACCGTTGTTCATTCTGTTGGCGGTTGGGCTGCGCTGGCCGGAGTTTTGCTCCTTGGCGCACGGATCGGTAAATACAACCACGATGGCAGCACCAAGGCAATTTTGGGTCATTCCATCCCCCTTGCCACGCTGGGCGGGTTTATTCTGTGGCTCGGATGGTTCGGGTTTAATCCGGGAAGTGAGCTTGCCCTCAACGGCAATGTCCCCCGTATCGCGCTTACCACCGCACTGGCATCATGCGCAGGAATTGTTTCAGCCATGACAACCGCCTGGATAATAAGCGGCAAACCCGATCTATCAATGATTATCAACGGTTGTCTTGCCGGCCTGGTGGCTATTACCGCTCCCTGTGCTGTTGTAAACCCCACCGGATCGATAATCATCGGACTCATTGCCGGTACCCTGGTCGTGCTTGCCGTACTGTTTTTTGATAAACTGCATATCGACGATCCTGTCGGAGCGCTGGCCGTTCACCTCGTTAACGGCATCTGGGGAACCCTCGCTGTCGGCCTCTTTGCGGTAAACGGCTATATCGACGGCGTCACCGGCCTCTTTTACGGTGGCGGTGCAACACAACTCGGTATCCAGGCTCTCGGCATAATCGGCGTCGGCCTTCCCGCCTTTGTTCTCTCCCTGATCTTCTGGTCTATTATCAAAGCTACTGTGGGGTTGCGGGTAACCAGAGAAGAGGAAATCGGCGGACTGGATATTGGCGAGATGGGCATGGAAGCCTACAATGGATTTCAGATCTTTACTACTGAAAACTAA
- the glnA gene encoding type I glutamate--ammonia ligase: MTPCKTTKDVFALIKSEEVQVVDLRFMDFPGLWQHFSIPVSELDEDTFEKGLGFDGSSIRGWQAINESDMLVRPVAETAFIDPFMVHKTLVMVCNICDPITGEDYTRDPRNIARKAENYLKTTGIGDTAYLGPEAEFFIFDDVRFDQTCNSGYYFLDSFEGRWNTGREEFLDESGLSHNLAYKPRYKEGYFPVPPTDSLQDIRSEMMLSLINTGVPIECQHHEVATGGQAEIDIRFAPLVVMGDHLLKYKYIIKNVARKHGKSVTFMPKPLFNDNGTGMHTHLSIWKGDTNLFAGDGYAGMSQDAMYAIGGILKHAPSLLAFTNPTTNSYKRLVPGFEAPVNLAYSSRNRSAAVRIPMYSTSAKAKRLEFRCPDPSCNPYIAMSALLMAALDGIQNKIDPGEPLDKDIYDLPPEELAKVPTTPGSLREALNALEKDNEYLLKGDVFTPDVVETWIDYKMTHEVQAIDLRPHPWEFALYYDI, encoded by the coding sequence ATGACTCCCTGCAAAACTACCAAAGATGTCTTTGCCCTCATTAAGAGCGAAGAGGTACAAGTCGTAGACCTCAGATTCATGGATTTTCCCGGTTTATGGCAGCATTTTTCAATACCGGTTTCCGAGCTCGATGAGGATACTTTCGAGAAGGGGCTTGGTTTTGACGGTTCAAGTATTCGGGGATGGCAGGCTATTAATGAATCGGACATGCTGGTACGTCCTGTAGCAGAGACTGCATTTATCGATCCTTTCATGGTCCATAAGACCCTTGTGATGGTCTGTAATATTTGCGATCCGATTACCGGCGAAGACTACACCCGTGATCCGAGAAACATTGCTCGCAAAGCAGAGAACTATCTGAAAACAACCGGTATTGGTGACACCGCCTATCTTGGACCTGAAGCAGAGTTCTTTATTTTTGATGATGTCCGGTTTGATCAGACCTGTAACTCCGGCTACTATTTCCTCGATTCCTTTGAAGGGCGCTGGAATACCGGCCGTGAAGAGTTTCTCGATGAATCGGGGCTTTCTCATAATCTGGCGTACAAACCGCGGTATAAAGAAGGGTATTTTCCGGTACCGCCAACCGATAGTCTCCAGGATATCCGCAGTGAGATGATGCTTTCACTTATCAATACCGGTGTACCGATCGAATGTCAACACCACGAAGTTGCCACCGGTGGACAGGCCGAAATCGATATCCGCTTTGCCCCGCTGGTAGTCATGGGTGACCATCTTCTGAAATACAAATATATCATTAAAAACGTTGCCAGAAAACATGGCAAAAGCGTCACATTCATGCCTAAACCGCTTTTTAACGATAACGGTACGGGAATGCACACCCATCTGTCGATCTGGAAAGGGGATACGAACCTCTTTGCCGGTGACGGCTATGCCGGTATGTCACAGGATGCCATGTATGCAATCGGTGGAATTCTAAAACATGCACCGTCGTTGCTTGCTTTTACCAATCCGACTACCAACAGCTACAAACGGCTGGTACCGGGTTTTGAAGCACCGGTGAATCTTGCATACTCAAGCAGAAACAGGAGTGCGGCGGTCCGTATCCCGATGTACTCGACATCGGCCAAGGCAAAACGGCTTGAATTCCGTTGCCCGGATCCAAGCTGCAATCCCTATATCGCCATGTCGGCCCTGCTTATGGCTGCCCTTGACGGTATTCAAAACAAAATCGATCCGGGAGAACCGCTCGATAAGGATATCTACGATCTTCCGCCGGAAGAACTCGCAAAGGTCCCCACAACACCGGGATCATTAAGAGAAGCACTGAATGCACTGGAAAAAGATAACGAATATCTTCTCAAGGGTGATGTCTTTACTCCTGATGTTGTCGAGACATGGATCGATTATAAAATGACCCATGAAGTACAGGCTATCGATCTCAGGCCGCATCCGTGGGAGTTTGCTCTCTACTATGATATTTAA
- a CDS encoding transcriptional regulator: protein MKLIIAVIQPTKLPDVKKALFDAQVHKMTVTNVIGAGQQAGYTESYRGNIFEVNLLKKIRLEIAVNEQFVKPTIDAIIEGARTGNIGDGKIFVLDLPQCIRIRTGEEGSEAIG from the coding sequence ATGAAATTGATCATAGCAGTAATACAACCGACAAAATTACCTGATGTTAAAAAGGCGCTTTTCGATGCACAGGTTCATAAAATGACCGTTACCAATGTTATCGGCGCTGGCCAGCAGGCTGGCTACACCGAGAGTTATCGGGGCAATATCTTTGAAGTCAATCTTTTGAAAAAGATCCGTCTCGAAATTGCCGTAAACGAGCAATTTGTAAAACCCACTATCGACGCAATTATCGAGGGTGCCAGGACCGGGAATATCGGTGATGGAAAAATTTTCGTTTTGGACCTTCCCCAGTGTATCCGGATACGGACCGGTGAAGAAGGATCTGAGGCAATTGGATAA
- a CDS encoding transcriptional regulator, whose protein sequence is MKLIIAIIQPQKLPDVKKALLDAEVHKMTVTNVIGAGQQAGYTESYRGNIFEVNLLKKIRLEIAVNDDFVQKTLDAIIKGARTGNIGDGKIFIQDLPQCIRIRTGEEGSSAIG, encoded by the coding sequence ATGAAACTGATAATAGCGATTATTCAGCCCCAGAAGTTGCCTGATGTCAAAAAAGCGCTTCTGGATGCCGAAGTACACAAGATGACGGTCACCAATGTGATCGGAGCCGGTCAACAGGCCGGATACACCGAAAGCTATCGGGGCAATATCTTTGAAGTAAACCTGTTGAAAAAAATCCGCCTCGAAATTGCGGTCAATGATGATTTTGTTCAAAAAACTCTTGATGCCATTATTAAAGGTGCACGCACCGGCAATATCGGTGACGGCAAAATCTTTATCCAGGATCTCCCTCAATGCATCCGGATACGTACCGGTGAGGAAGGCTCTTCAGCCATAGGCTGA